The Armatimonadia bacterium genome includes the window TTCCTATCACTGACCCGACACGTGGCACACCTCGAGCAGGAGTTGACGACCCGTGACCTTTGATGCCTCCGCCTCCGAGCAGCAGTCCACGCCGGCCCATGCGGCAGATCTGGCACGCCGCCTTTCCGAGACCCTGGGCAAGGCGATCGTCGGCAACGAGAACACGATCCAGGCCTTGTTGGTAGCGGTCCTTGCCGGCGGGCATGTGCTGCTGGAGGGCGTCCCCGGCACCGCCAAGACCCTCCTGGTCAAGGCCCTCTCCCTGGCTCTGGGGATGGAGTTCAAGCGGGTGCAGATGACCCCCGACCTGATGCCCTCGGATATTGTCGGGACGAACGTCTACGACGCGAACGCCCAGAGTTTCCGGCTGCGTCGGGGTCCCATCTTCACGACTGTGCTCCTCGCCGACGAGATCAACCGAGCGCCTGCCAAGACGCAGTCGGCTCTGCTCGAGGGGATGCAGGAGCGCCAGGTGACCATCGACGGCGAGCGCCATCAACTCTCGGCCAACTTCACCGTCTTCGCCACGCAGAACCCGATCGAGTACGAGGGGACCTATCCGCTGCCTGAGGCTCAGCTTGACCGCTTCATGCTCAAGCTGCTGGTTCCCTATCCGGCGGCCCAGGCCGAGGACGAGCTGCTGAAGCGCTACAACGAGGGCTTCGATGCCGACCAGCTCGAGGCAGCAGGCGTCAAGCCCGTCACTGACGACGGTGAGCTTGCCACCGTGCGCCGACAGGTCCGGGCGCTGTCTGCGGAGCCGGCCGTCTTGCATTACATCGGCGAGCTAGTGCGGGCGACCCGCCTCAACCCCAACCTCGTTCTCGGCTGCAGTCCAAGGGCCGCCGTCATGCTCCTCCAGGCCTCCAAGGTCTTGGCGGGGCTTCGCGGCAGGACCTTCGTGACACCCGATGACGTGAAGGCGATGGCCCTGCCCGTCCTGCGCCACCGGATCGTTCTGCGGCCAGAGGCCGACATCGAGGGTCTCAGCGCCGATGACATCTTGCAGGGAGTGCTGGCGACGGTGCCGGTCCCACGTTGAGTTCGCCGGCAGGTTACCGGGTCTGAAGGAAACGCGATGCAACTGACACTCTCGGGTCTGGCGCTGCTTCTGGGCGCCGTCCCAGTCTTCCTATCAAGCGCCTACGAGCCACGCCTCGCCCGGGTCGGGGGCTGGTGGATGGCGGCTGTTGTGCTACTTGCGCTTCTCGACGCGCTGGTCACTCGTCGCGTGGCGCGGGTCGAGGCCCTCCGCGAAGTCGACGCCAAGCTCTCCCTTGGCGCGGCGAATCGCGTCCGGATCAAGCTCCGCAACCGTTCGCGCTGGCCCCTGAAGCTGCAAGTGAAGGATTCGCCGCCGGTCAGATTCCGCACACCCGAGCGGATGCGGTCGCTATCCCTCGAGCCCTTCGGCAGCGGCGAGGTCACCTACGTGACGACGCCGCTGGAGCGGGGCGACTTCACCTTCGGCGACCTGTACCTGCGCGGCCGCGGGCGTCTCGGACTGACCGCCTGGCAGCGTCGCCTGCCGGCGACCCAGGAGGTCAAGGTCTACCCGAACCTGGTGGAGGTGGAGCGCTACGACCTCCTCGCACGGTCGCAGCGGCTGACGGAGGTCGGCTTCCATGCGCTCCGGCAGAGGGGAGAGGGGACGCAGTTCGAGAGCCTGCGGGAGTACGTGCCCGACGACGAGTTCCGCAGCATCGACTGGAAGGCCACGGCCCGGCGTGGCAAGCCCATCACCCGCCAGTACGAGGTGGAGCGCAGCCAGAATGTGATCCTCATGCTCGACACGGGGCGCATGATGCGGGCGCAGGTCAGCTCGCGTCCGCCGGGGACGGCCGGGGGAGAGCCCTTGCCCATGTCGAAGCTCGACCACGGCATCAACGCCGCGCTTCTGCTGGCCCACGTAGCGGTTGCCCATGACGACGCCGTCGGGCTGGTCGCCTTCGGCAGCAGCCTTCACTGCTTCCTCCCGCCACGCAAGGGCCGGGCGCAGATCGGGCGGCTCGTGGACCAGATGTACGCGCTCCAGCCTGCCCTGGAGGAACCGGATTACCCCCTGGCGTTCTCCCTCTTGACGCAGCGTTCGCGCAAGCGGGCGCTGGTCGTCGTCTTCACCGACCTGGTAGATGCCGACGCCTCGCAGCGGCTCCTGGCGCAGCTTGTGGCCTTGCGTCCGCGTTACTTGCCGCTGTTGGTGACGCTGCGTGATGGAGATCTGGAGCGCGTGGCTCGGGGAGTTCCGGCACAGGTCGAGGGAGCCTATCAGAAGGCGGTAGCAGGACAGGTGCTGGCCGCTCGCGAAACTGCTCTTGCGCGGTTGCGTGCGCGTGGTGTGCTCGTGGTCGACGTCCCTGCCGGGACCCTGTCGGTGGCCGCTGTGAATGAGTACCTGCGCCTCAAGAATACCGGACGGCTGTGACCGCCCAGGCGCGATCCTTACCGGAGTTCCGCGATGCCGACGGTGAACAGGCTGCCGCTCATCGGACAGTGCAACTGCTACCTGGTCGGCGACCCGGGAGCCTACATCCTCGTCGACGCCGGTTTCCGGGGTGCTGAGCGTCGCTTCCTGCGCCACCTCAAGGCGATGGGAATTGAGCCCGGCGACATCAAGCTCGCCTTGGCCACCCACGTCCATTTCGATCACGTCGGTTCACTATCTGCTCTGCGCGAACTCTGCGGGTGTCCGGTGATGGTCCATGCGGCGGAGGCCGATCTGCTGGCGAGGGGCGTCGTCGTCGTCCCGCCGGGCGCGACCTTCGGGGGACGCGTACTCTCCTGGTTCGGCAACCGTGTCACCCGATTCCTGCATTTCTCCCCGGTTCAGCCGGACCTCACCGTCACAGGGCCAACTTCGCTCGCAGAGTGGGGAGTCAACGCCCGGGTCGTACCGACGCCCGGACACACCCGCGGGTCGATCTCCCTCCTGCTACCGGACGGCGAGGCCTGCGTGGGCGACCTGATGGCGAACTGCCTGTTCTACGAGGGCTATGAGCTCTTCCCGCCCTTCGCGGAGGACATTGAAGCGATCTACACCAGTTGGGAGAAGCTGCTGGCGGTCGGCGTGCACACCTTCTACCCCGGCCATGGCCGCCCAATCCAGGCCCGCACACTACGCAACCACCTCGCCGGCGACGAGGCCGCACGTCGCCGTGAAGGCGCAGTCCCCGGCGAGGAACCGGCTGCGCCCTGACAGCTCCTGTCACCCGATCGCGCGATCACCCCGATCGCCCCGACACACGCTCTACCGGATTCGGAAGGTCCGGATCTGGAAGGGCTTGATCGCGAACCCGAACACCCCGTCCTCCATCGGCACCGGCTCCGCGTTCTCCTCGATCAGATTGCACGCCACGACCTCGCGCACCGGCACCTTTGTGATGTGCACCGTGACCTCGCCGCGGCTGCCGTAGGGCTCATAGAGCCGCAGGATGTCCCCGTCGCCGTCCTCGGCCGGCTTCCAGGTCTCCACGATGGCCGGTCCCTCCACTTGCAGGAAGGAGGTCGGCGGACGCTGGATGTCCGTCGGGATGCAGAACAGGGGCACGTTCAGCTCCCAACCACGCTGCGGGGTCCGTGCCTGTCGCCAGTCACCCTCGTGAGGGTATAGCGCATAGGTGAACTCGTGCTCGCCGAGGTCGGCCTTGGGGTCGGGGTATTCCGATCCGCGCAGCAAGGTGAGACGCAGGACGTTGCCCAGGGCATCATGGCCGTACTTGCAGTCATTGAGCAGGCTCACACCGTATCCGCCCTCGGACATGTCGGCCCAGTTCTGAGCGCAGACCTCGAACTTCTCCTCGTCCCACGAGGTATTCCGGTGCGTAGGCCGCTCGATGGCTCCGAACTGGATCTCGTAGGTCGCCTTGTCGGTGTGAATCGCCAGCGGGAAGGCCGCCTTCAGCATGGTCTGACGCTCTTGCCAGCTCACCCGGGTGCGGAACTCGACCCAGGGGATGTGGTGGTACAGGCTGATGTCCTGCACCAGCGTCGTCTCCCCGTGGGTGCGGGTGACCTGGATTGTCGCGCGGACCGGGCCGGTCTCGGTGACCTTGACCTCGGTGCCCGGATCCCAGTCATAGCGTCGCTGGGTCGAGGTCGTGTGGACGTTCCAGGCCGACTCGCGCTCAGGCCCATCCTGGAACAACTGGAGCTGGTTCGCGCACTGACCCTCTGCGATGACTTCCCGTCCAGCTCGCTTGTCCCACAGGCTGGTGATCTCGCCCTCTGCGTTGAGCTCGACGCGGAAGAAGTCATTCCCCAGGGCATGTCCAGACGCCGTCACCTTGCTGGTCTCAGGGAAGCCGGCCTCCAGCTCCAAGACAGCGCCACCGACCGGGGGTGTGCCTTCTCCCGCCACCAGGATCATCAGTTGGTCACCGCGGCGACCGACGATCTGCACCGGCACCGGCCGCCCACCGAAGACTGCGGAGAGGTCGTCGCCGATGTCCGGCACGAGGAGCTCCACCAGTCCGTCGCGCTCCCAGGACAGCGAGTTGAGGACGCCATAGCGCAGAGTGTCGGCAACGTCGCCGATGATCGGCCGGATCGCCTGGCTGCCCAGTGCAACCGCCGCCTGGAACACCTCGGTATGCGCCTGCCGGGCCTCTTCGTAGGTCTCGCCGACCGAACTCCCGGGCAGGATGTCATGGAACTGCATCAGCAGGACTTTCTCCCAGGCATCGCGGAGCACGGAGATGTCGACGGGGACACCGAGACGCCGGGCCACTGTCGCCGACATCTCGGCATTGCGCAGTGCCAACTCACACCGGCGGTTGGCGCGCTTGATCTGTCCCTGGGTAGTGTAGGTCGCCCGATGGGTCTCCAGGTACAGCTCGCCCACCCAGGTGGGAAGCGTCGGAGCGGCAGAACGGGTCTCGGCGAAAAACTCCTCACTCGTGCCCAGACGGCAGGCCGGTAGCCCTGGGAATCCCTCTGAGGACGAAGACTCCTTGTCACTGGGCTGAAGGCCCTCGCAGGCCCGAAGGGCAAACTCCATCTGCTCCTCGTTGACGCCGCCGCCGCCGTCCCCGTAGCCGAAGGTGAACAGCTCGTCCGGGTAGGCCTCCTTCTCAAGGTAGGTCCGCCAGGCCTCGGCCAACTGCTGCGGTGTCGGACTGCCGTTGTAGGCCCCGCCGCCGAGTTTCGGGATATGCGCCAGCACACGACTGCCGTCGACACCCTCCCACCAGAACAGGTGATGGGGGAAGGGATTGCGAGCCTGCCAGTGCAGCTTCCAGGTCCAGAAGTTGTCAATGCCGCAGCCGGCCAGAATCTGCGGCAGGCCGGCGTTGTGGCCGAAGACATCCGGCAGCCAGCACACCGTCGGCCGGGTCCCGAACTCCTCTTTCCAGAACCTCAGGCCGTACAGTATCTGGCGGATCAGCGACTCGCCGGAGGTTACGTTACAGTCAGCCTCAACCCACATGCCGCCGGTGGTCTCCCAGCGCCCTTCCGCCACCAACCTCTGGATCCGCGCGTAGAGCTCCGGGTAGTACCGCTTCGTGAAGGCATAGAGTTGCGGCTGACTGCAGGAGAACCGGTACTGCGGGTAGCGCTCCATCATCCAGCAGGCCGTGGAGAAGGTGCGGGCGCACTTGCGAAGGGTCTCCTTGATTGGCCACAGGTAGGCGACGTCGATGTGAGTGTGGCCCGTAAGGAAGATATGACCGCCCTCCGGGTCGGGGCTGATGCTGCTCACCCTCTTGGCCAGGAGCTCTCGGGCCTGGGCGACTTCGGCCAGGATCTGCTCCCGGTCGCCGGTGAGGCGGAAGGCCAGAAAGGCCTCCTCGAGGGCTGTGCCAAGCAGGGCCTTGCGTCGCTCATCGGTGATCGCGGCGAAAGCCTCATAGGCGAACCGCAAGTCCCAGTAGGCCGCTTCGAGCTCGGGGTTGACCTGCACCAGGTGCGCGCCGCCGAAGGAGCTGGTCTTGCCCGACAGGCCGGGCTCGCAGCGCACCCGCGGAACCGAATCGAACTCCAGAAGCAGGTCCAGCTCCTGCCCGACGGGAACCGGACACCGGCCATGCTGCCTGTCCACTCCGGCCCAGGGCTTGCCGTTCAGCGTCAGAAGCCCCTCCAGGTCGTCGATCCCGAAGCGCAGGAAGGTGCAGTCAGGGTCCCAGTCCGGTGGCACTTGCGCTTTGGTCCGCAGGAAGACGGTCACGCCGGCGGGCCAGCGAGAGGAGTCCGGGACTCTGTGCCAGTCTTCGAGATACTCGTACCGCTCAGGTCCGTGGTGGAGGGCGGTTCTTGCCTCCCAGGGGCTGACGCAGAGGCTGCGCTCTGTTGCCAGGCCCTGCAGTATCTGGAGCTTCTTGATGATGATGCGCTCATCCATCGGCCCAAGCCTCACCTTCTGGAGTGGCATATTGCTGTGTGGCAGGAAATGCATCCACTGCAACGAAGAAGATAGCGGCTGTTGACACTACCACAGGTCACAGCACACAGGACGGTGTGAATCATGCCTGACAGCCTGAATCTCAACGGAACATGGCTCGTGTCTTGGACAGAGGGGCTTCACGGCCGTTCCACTGACGTACAGCCCGAACCCGTAGATGCACTTCGGTACTTCCCTATACAGGTTCCCTGCGAGCTGCACCGAGCCCTTGCTGATTCCGGGCTTCTTGATGACCCCAATCTTGGCCTTAACAGTCTCAAGGCCCGCTGGGTTGAAGAGCAGCAATGGGTGTACCGTACGACCTTCAATGCCCCGGAGGAGGCGCTGCGCGAGCCCACCTGGCTGAGCTTCGACGGCCTGGACCTGAACGCCGTGGTCTATCTGAACGGTCAGGAGGTCGGCAAGCATAGCAACGCCCACCGGCCCTGCCGCCTCACGGTCACAGACAAGCTGCGCAAGGGCGAGAACACGCTGTGTGTCGTGCTGGAGAGCGGGCTGTATGGTGTCGCCGACCGCGAGGGCAAAGCCTACAGCCAGGCTACCGAGACACTGCTCAACAAGCGGCACTGGCTGCGAAAGGCCCAGTACCAGGTCGGGTGGGACTGGAACCCACGGATGATCAACGTCGGCATTATTGGCGATGTCCGCCTGGAATGGGGCGCACTGCCCTGGATCGACCAGCTTGTGGCCCTCCCGGACCTGGAGCGCGACCTTCAGACCGCTCGACTACTGGTGCGCGCGGTTGTCCACAACCCCGGAGAGACCACTTCCGGGGTTCTGCGGGTGGCAGTGTCTGATCCGGGTGAGACCCGCCTCAGACACGGGCATGTTGAGATGGAGCTTCCACCCGGCGAGAGTTGTCCCGAACTGACGCTGCAGATCGAGAAGCCGCAGTTGTGGTGGCCGGTCGGGCACGGCGGCCAGCCCCTTTACAAGGTCGTGGCAATACTCGAGGTCGGCGGCCGCAAGGTCTCGGAACGTCGCAAGCGCACCGGCCTTCGGCGAATTGAGATCGACCGCTCACCCCACGCAGAGGGTGGCGAACACTTCGCCCTCAAGGTAAACGGTCGCCCGATCTTCTGCAAGGGCGGGAACTGGGTCCCTCCCGACATGGTCGTGCCGGGCGTCGAGGAGCAGCGCTTCCGCGACCTTGTGAACCTGGCGATCGAGGCCAACTTCAACCTCCTGCGGGTATGGGGAGGCGGCTGGTATGCCTCGGACAAGCTCCTGAACGTGTGCGATGAGCGCGGTGTGTTGGTCTGGCATGACCTGGCCTTCGCCTGCTCCAAGTACCCGGGCGATGATCCCGGCTTCGTCTCCGAGGTGCGCCAGGAGATCACCTGGAACGCCAGAGACATGGCCTCGCACCCGTCACTGGTGGTCTGGTGCGGCAACAACGAGTTGGAGTGGGGCGCCTGGGCCTGGGGCTATGTAGACGGCTACAAGGCCCTGCCCGACTACCACCTCTATCACCACACCATCCCGGTGATCCTGAAGCGCGAGGACGACTCCCGGCCCTACTGGCCGAGTTCGCCCTACTCACCCGACCACCAGTTCCCCAATGAGCCGACGGTGGGCGATCAGCACCCATGGTCGGTGAGCCTGGGCGAGCACGGCCCCGACTTCTGGGCCTACCGCACCTTTGTGGACCGGTTCCCGAACGAGGGCGGTGTCCTGGGCGCCAGTTCTCCGGCTACCCTGCGGCAGTGCCTGGGCGACGACCTGAAGTTCCGCTCGGTCGCCTGGGAACACCATGACAACGCCGCCAACTTCTGGCGGCCGGAAGAGGGCCTTACGTACCGGGCCGTCAAGTTCTGGCTCGACCGCGACCCGCGGAATATGGACCTGGAGCAATACTGCTTCGCCAGTGCGCTCCTGCAAGCGGAAGGCCTGGCCGAGTATATCAGCAACTACCGGCGGCGGATGTTCACCAGCTCCTCGGCGATCTTCTGGATGTACAACGACTCCTGGCCCACCACTCACGGCTGGACGATCGTAGACTACTACCTGCGCCGCAAGCTGGCCTATCACCCCGTGCGCCGGGCCTTCCAGCCGATCACCGTCGTTCTGGCCGAGGAGGGCGACCAGGTGACGGTCTGGGGTGTGAACGACAGCCCTGACGACTGGAGCGGGGTCCTGCGCCACGGGCTGTTCCGCTTCGACGGCGCAACACCCCGTGACGAGACTTTCGCTGTTACGCTTCCGGCAAACATGTCGGCGCCGCTGACCCAGATCCCACTCAAGGACTGGGACAAGCAGGGGCCCAAGCGCACCGGGGCCTTCGGCGTGTTGCTCGAGGGTGACCGGGTCGTTGCCCAGCACCGTCTGCTGCGCGAGCGGTTCAAGTGCCTGAAGCTGCCGCGGCCGGAGATCGACGTGGTCGTTGAGAACGGAGTTGCGCGTTTCCGTTCGTCGGGCTTCGTATGGGGCGTGTGCCTCGACCTGGACGGCGAGGCCCCGCTGGCGGACAACGCCTTTGACCTCCTGCCGGGCCTTGAGTACGTGGTGCCCTGGCCGGAGGGTCTGGAGGCTCCTCGGGTGCTCCACACCGGAAATGAGCTGGTGCGGCAGTAGGCTCCGGGGCGCCTGACAGGCTGTTTGCGATTGCATAGCCACCTGACACCTGCTGTCAGGTGGCTATGTGAGTTCTACAGCACCTCTGGCCAGGGCATCAAGCTTTGCTGGAGGCGTGTCGGGCGTCGCTGGGCTGCCCATGCTGACGACGAGTCTTGGGCCGGCGGCGTCCCACTGGCGTCTCACGTCGGCGGCGATCCGCTCCGGACTGCCATCACGAAGCAGGACGGCGCTGGTGTTGCCAAAGAGCAGTTGTTTCGCCCCGAGCTCCGCCCGGAGCTGCCCCAGGTCAACCACGAACCCCTTCTTGGACTCCTCGAAGGCCAGGGCGTCGGCCTCCAGAGCGCCGAGATGCTCCAGACGACCTGCCGGCGATCCGCAGTAGTAGTAGATCACGCGCAGGCCCAACTGCTTGAGGCCGTGGATCAGGTCGCGGGTCGGCGGATAGGCGACCTTCAGGTAGTCCTCCGGCGAGATCAGGTCGGCGCTGGACAGACACTCCTCGACATAGATGCAGGGAACCCCGGCATGGCGCAAGGCTTGGGCCTGAGAGAGAGACTGCCGCAGGCTTAGCTCGCACAGCGCCTCCAGGACCTCGGGACGCTCGCGCAGCGCGACCATCATCCCCAGGAACCCCAGGCGACTGTAGGCGTGCCACATGGGGCTTCCCAGTGAGGCGGTCAGCAGGTAGCTGTCGCCGAATCGCTCAACCGCACCCGCTGGGAGCTCCGTCTTCCCGGCGTCAATCAGCTCCTGTGCCGAGGCGACCGGCTGGCGGCGCAGATCCTCGGGCTCCGGCAGGTCACCCGCATCCCACACATCCGGCACCGAAGCGTCGTAGGGTGCCAGTAGGTCTTCCGGCTCGCGGCGCCGTGGTGTGTGGCGCAGGCACTTGCCGGTCGGGAAGGTGACTTTGACGGTCTCAAGGGCTTCCCGGCCCGACCCGAGGCGTGTTGGTAGCCAGGCCGGTCGCTCGGTGAAGACCGCACAGGCCCGGGCAAAGGCCTCAAGCTGCGCCTCGATCTCCTCGGAGTGGCTAAGGCGCAGGCTGCTGTCGCCCTCTGCCAACTCGGCATAGACCTCGGCCAGACGCTGACGCCGCAGCGGCTCCAGGTACAGATCCAGGTACAGCGGCGCAAAGGCCGGCGGCCTCGGAGCATCACCCTGAAGGGCCGCGACCAGAAGCGCCTTCTGCGGTCGTTGCTCACCACTCATCTCGGGCACCCTCCCCTGGTTGAACCTTCGCAGTATGCTCGGCCTCGCTGCACGCGTCAGGTCAGTTCGAGGAAGTCCTCGGTCTCACGCATCCACTCAGAGAGCCGCTCCCGCAGCTCCTGCCGGACGGGCTGCTTGGCGCTGTCGCCCGCCATGTTGCGCATCTCGTAGGGGTCCTCGCACAGGTCATACAGCTCGTCGATATCCTCAGCGTTCCAGATATACTTGTGGTCGCCGCTGACCACGCAGCGCTGGTAGAGGTCTGGTGCGGCATTGCCGTTGTACTCGCTGAAGGCGGCTTCGCGGACCCCGGTCGCGCTACCCTCCAGAACGCCGCGCAGGGAATGGCCCTGTACCCGCGAGGGCACGGGGATGCCGGCGTAGTCCAGGAAGGTCGGCAAGAGGTCAACGTGGCTCGTAAGGCAGGACCGACGGCCGGGGGTGATACCGGGGCCGCTGATCATCAGCGGCACATGGGCCGATTCCTCGTAGCAGACCATCTTCTGGAAGTAGCTGTGGACACCGAGCATCTCCCCATGGTCGGGGTGGAAGGCGATGAGCGTGTTGTCGGCGTCGCCTCGCGCCTCCAGCGCTGCGAAGACCTTGCCGATGCACTCATCCACCAGGGTTACACAGCCCCAGTAGGCTGCCCAGGAAGCCCGCCATTCGTCGAGAGAGCGGCCTGCTCCCACCTGACCGGGGAGGTGCCGCAGGTGCATCCGGGGCTTGCCCTCCTGGGTTCCGGGCAGGTTCGGCGGGAAGGTGACTTCCTCGGGCGAGTACATCGACGCA containing:
- a CDS encoding MoxR family ATPase: MTFDASASEQQSTPAHAADLARRLSETLGKAIVGNENTIQALLVAVLAGGHVLLEGVPGTAKTLLVKALSLALGMEFKRVQMTPDLMPSDIVGTNVYDANAQSFRLRRGPIFTTVLLADEINRAPAKTQSALLEGMQERQVTIDGERHQLSANFTVFATQNPIEYEGTYPLPEAQLDRFMLKLLVPYPAAQAEDELLKRYNEGFDADQLEAAGVKPVTDDGELATVRRQVRALSAEPAVLHYIGELVRATRLNPNLVLGCSPRAAVMLLQASKVLAGLRGRTFVTPDDVKAMALPVLRHRIVLRPEADIEGLSADDILQGVLATVPVPR
- a CDS encoding DUF58 domain-containing protein; the protein is MQLTLSGLALLLGAVPVFLSSAYEPRLARVGGWWMAAVVLLALLDALVTRRVARVEALREVDAKLSLGAANRVRIKLRNRSRWPLKLQVKDSPPVRFRTPERMRSLSLEPFGSGEVTYVTTPLERGDFTFGDLYLRGRGRLGLTAWQRRLPATQEVKVYPNLVEVERYDLLARSQRLTEVGFHALRQRGEGTQFESLREYVPDDEFRSIDWKATARRGKPITRQYEVERSQNVILMLDTGRMMRAQVSSRPPGTAGGEPLPMSKLDHGINAALLLAHVAVAHDDAVGLVAFGSSLHCFLPPRKGRAQIGRLVDQMYALQPALEEPDYPLAFSLLTQRSRKRALVVVFTDLVDADASQRLLAQLVALRPRYLPLLVTLRDGDLERVARGVPAQVEGAYQKAVAGQVLAARETALARLRARGVLVVDVPAGTLSVAAVNEYLRLKNTGRL
- a CDS encoding MBL fold metallo-hydrolase, giving the protein MPTVNRLPLIGQCNCYLVGDPGAYILVDAGFRGAERRFLRHLKAMGIEPGDIKLALATHVHFDHVGSLSALRELCGCPVMVHAAEADLLARGVVVVPPGATFGGRVLSWFGNRVTRFLHFSPVQPDLTVTGPTSLAEWGVNARVVPTPGHTRGSISLLLPDGEACVGDLMANCLFYEGYELFPPFAEDIEAIYTSWEKLLAVGVHTFYPGHGRPIQARTLRNHLAGDEAARRREGAVPGEEPAAP
- a CDS encoding glycoside hydrolase family 38 C-terminal domain-containing protein, which gives rise to MDERIIIKKLQILQGLATERSLCVSPWEARTALHHGPERYEYLEDWHRVPDSSRWPAGVTVFLRTKAQVPPDWDPDCTFLRFGIDDLEGLLTLNGKPWAGVDRQHGRCPVPVGQELDLLLEFDSVPRVRCEPGLSGKTSSFGGAHLVQVNPELEAAYWDLRFAYEAFAAITDERRKALLGTALEEAFLAFRLTGDREQILAEVAQARELLAKRVSSISPDPEGGHIFLTGHTHIDVAYLWPIKETLRKCARTFSTACWMMERYPQYRFSCSQPQLYAFTKRYYPELYARIQRLVAEGRWETTGGMWVEADCNVTSGESLIRQILYGLRFWKEEFGTRPTVCWLPDVFGHNAGLPQILAGCGIDNFWTWKLHWQARNPFPHHLFWWEGVDGSRVLAHIPKLGGGAYNGSPTPQQLAEAWRTYLEKEAYPDELFTFGYGDGGGGVNEEQMEFALRACEGLQPSDKESSSSEGFPGLPACRLGTSEEFFAETRSAAPTLPTWVGELYLETHRATYTTQGQIKRANRRCELALRNAEMSATVARRLGVPVDISVLRDAWEKVLLMQFHDILPGSSVGETYEEARQAHTEVFQAAVALGSQAIRPIIGDVADTLRYGVLNSLSWERDGLVELLVPDIGDDLSAVFGGRPVPVQIVGRRGDQLMILVAGEGTPPVGGAVLELEAGFPETSKVTASGHALGNDFFRVELNAEGEITSLWDKRAGREVIAEGQCANQLQLFQDGPERESAWNVHTTSTQRRYDWDPGTEVKVTETGPVRATIQVTRTHGETTLVQDISLYHHIPWVEFRTRVSWQERQTMLKAAFPLAIHTDKATYEIQFGAIERPTHRNTSWDEEKFEVCAQNWADMSEGGYGVSLLNDCKYGHDALGNVLRLTLLRGSEYPDPKADLGEHEFTYALYPHEGDWRQARTPQRGWELNVPLFCIPTDIQRPPTSFLQVEGPAIVETWKPAEDGDGDILRLYEPYGSRGEVTVHITKVPVREVVACNLIEENAEPVPMEDGVFGFAIKPFQIRTFRIR
- a CDS encoding sugar-binding domain-containing protein; the protein is MPDSLNLNGTWLVSWTEGLHGRSTDVQPEPVDALRYFPIQVPCELHRALADSGLLDDPNLGLNSLKARWVEEQQWVYRTTFNAPEEALREPTWLSFDGLDLNAVVYLNGQEVGKHSNAHRPCRLTVTDKLRKGENTLCVVLESGLYGVADREGKAYSQATETLLNKRHWLRKAQYQVGWDWNPRMINVGIIGDVRLEWGALPWIDQLVALPDLERDLQTARLLVRAVVHNPGETTSGVLRVAVSDPGETRLRHGHVEMELPPGESCPELTLQIEKPQLWWPVGHGGQPLYKVVAILEVGGRKVSERRKRTGLRRIEIDRSPHAEGGEHFALKVNGRPIFCKGGNWVPPDMVVPGVEEQRFRDLVNLAIEANFNLLRVWGGGWYASDKLLNVCDERGVLVWHDLAFACSKYPGDDPGFVSEVRQEITWNARDMASHPSLVVWCGNNELEWGAWAWGYVDGYKALPDYHLYHHTIPVILKREDDSRPYWPSSPYSPDHQFPNEPTVGDQHPWSVSLGEHGPDFWAYRTFVDRFPNEGGVLGASSPATLRQCLGDDLKFRSVAWEHHDNAANFWRPEEGLTYRAVKFWLDRDPRNMDLEQYCFASALLQAEGLAEYISNYRRRMFTSSSAIFWMYNDSWPTTHGWTIVDYYLRRKLAYHPVRRAFQPITVVLAEEGDQVTVWGVNDSPDDWSGVLRHGLFRFDGATPRDETFAVTLPANMSAPLTQIPLKDWDKQGPKRTGAFGVLLEGDRVVAQHRLLRERFKCLKLPRPEIDVVVENGVARFRSSGFVWGVCLDLDGEAPLADNAFDLLPGLEYVVPWPEGLEAPRVLHTGNELVRQ
- a CDS encoding uroporphyrinogen decarboxylase family protein gives rise to the protein MSGEQRPQKALLVAALQGDAPRPPAFAPLYLDLYLEPLRRQRLAEVYAELAEGDSSLRLSHSEEIEAQLEAFARACAVFTERPAWLPTRLGSGREALETVKVTFPTGKCLRHTPRRREPEDLLAPYDASVPDVWDAGDLPEPEDLRRQPVASAQELIDAGKTELPAGAVERFGDSYLLTASLGSPMWHAYSRLGFLGMMVALRERPEVLEALCELSLRQSLSQAQALRHAGVPCIYVEECLSSADLISPEDYLKVAYPPTRDLIHGLKQLGLRVIYYYCGSPAGRLEHLGALEADALAFEESKKGFVVDLGQLRAELGAKQLLFGNTSAVLLRDGSPERIAADVRRQWDAAGPRLVVSMGSPATPDTPPAKLDALARGAVELT
- a CDS encoding sulfatase-like hydrolase/transferase — encoded protein: MPPNILWIMTDQHRLDCVGAYAETPVRTPHLDRLASRSVVFDRHYTTCPLCVPARSSLHTGRYTHSCGAIINGFGSTRFRKDSVLKPDEVTLPELLAQAGYHVGHTGVDHVRAEPPLRQRGCFSTYLSKAEHTRYAEERGLCFPSMRPHQHECPTRVGDETRSMFYSSPVPGVHPFPLEDFLDVFYARKAAEFVAQAPQDQPFACLCFLWLPHPPFVIPEPYASMYSPEEVTFPPNLPGTQEGKPRMHLRHLPGQVGAGRSLDEWRASWAAYWGCVTLVDECIGKVFAALEARGDADNTLIAFHPDHGEMLGVHSYFQKMVCYEESAHVPLMISGPGITPGRRSCLTSHVDLLPTFLDYAGIPVPSRVQGHSLRGVLEGSATGVREAAFSEYNGNAAPDLYQRCVVSGDHKYIWNAEDIDELYDLCEDPYEMRNMAGDSAKQPVRQELRERLSEWMRETEDFLELT